From a single Oscarella lobularis chromosome 20, ooOscLobu1.1, whole genome shotgun sequence genomic region:
- the LOC136199119 gene encoding uncharacterized protein isoform X4 — MARRHLQVALLIALSCVALASSTTRICGQYNKKKGTIISLQSKAFCRYIIKPRVVGRAVRLHFRLFALSSDCRRHYVRLSLDDGASWSRPYCGSELRDATRTSCVGAMQIEFRTDSISGRFIADYVAVELGSSDCGVKVGKCPLDTSLQSAKRCIGTGHDDSCPGYMKCCANKCVNPVFDFQKPVKLSRSLKSSFLSLAEGKRIVGGRSGQIGSYQCASICLHLLIDRSGSIGFQHFERMLNFLKVLVKSLCARTPLLKVSAVTYASDVTHEIPCEKYQCGAGLYEAIGRIRYTKGFTHLDSAIDFVHKTMQKKRDGKCCNRDCNCKKVVFILTDGKSNGPRNPVSLARRLERETESTIFTFGVTPSVNGSELNAVATQNIDYVRGVAVNRNVFRLEAFNEFSRLAELLGALPRGPTCASDEPLDPCRRSDCAHTCTRNGDSSFLCSCERGFSLASDRRSCQRIDPCDQAGCSHRCIANGFIATCACNQGFALRADKKSCSRANPCDQAGCAHRCTPNGATFTCACNTGFSLGTDRRSCRRVSASCTIDNQPGQCRIRKDFLSMTSQERVRFVNAFKRISTRSPHKTIYNRLVRIHEREFRNGIHGVAQFLPWHRWFVLSIENLLRCVDPRVTIPYWDYSYVCRSPWQPLVSCIDDMWANNGRSLGGDGRGASDYNVTSGPFAYPRWRLTPSAKTSALRRAFQSRDLPCKPSIDRFMGIRCSAGAIRDVDAALAGPLHSPVHLGVNGTMRGESSANAPEFFLLHSFLDKLWSDWQAKGADCSNQYTGARGTVLTGTEGVTIDDVHRIARMSVDGARVCVRYERASHCLARQVDQRVGSTPAGEIDALPGTALSEVEAAFTGRRRADVQRMMRVDEMLRGEGRVGSRSPLDRWTHVERVVGMKLY; from the exons ATGGCAAGAAGGCATCTCCAAGTAGCTCTACTTATCGCACTTTCATGCGTCGCTCTCGCCAGCTCGACAACTCGCATCTGCGGCCAATACaacaagaagaaaggaaCAATCATCAGCTTACAGTCCAAGGCCTTCTGTCGCTACATAATCAAACCTCGCGTCGTGGGACGCGCTGTTCGTCTTCactttcgtcttttcgcaCTCTCCTCCGACTGCCGTCGCCACTACGTTCGCCTatcgctcgacgacggcgcgtcgtGGAGTCGACCCTATTGCGGGAGCGAGCTACGCGACGCAACCCGAACGTCCTGCGTCGGAGCCATGCAAATAGAATTTAGGACTGATTCAATCAGCGGACGTTTCATCGCTGACTACGTTGCCGTGG aattGGGTTCAAGTGACTGCGGTGTAAAAGTCGGAAAATGTCCGCTGGATACGTCATTGCAGAGCGCAAAGCGATGCATAGGAACGGGTCACGACGACTCGTGCCCTGGGTATATGAAGTGCTGCGCAAATAAATGCGTCAATCCCGTCTTTG ATTTTCAAAAACCCGTGAAGTTGTCTCGTTCTCTCAAAAGCTCGTTTCTCAGCCTAGCTGAAGGAAAGAGAATAGTCGGCGGACGATCTGGTCAAATAGGCTCGTATCAGtgcgcgtcgatttgccTTCATCTTCTCATCGATCGATCCGGAAGCATAGGCTTTCAGCACTTCGAACGAATGCTCAACTTTCTCAAAGTTCTCGTCAAGAGCTTGTGCGCGCGAACGCCGCTTCTCAAAGTGTCCGCGGTGACGTACGCCAGCGACGTGACGCACGAAATTCCGTGCGAAAAATATCAGTGCGGCGCCGGCCTCTACGAAGCAATCGGACGAATTCGATACACAAAAGGATTCACTCACTTGGACTCGGCGATCGATTTCGTGCACAAAACGATGCAGAAAAAGCGAGACGGAAAATGCTGCAACAGGGATTGCAACTGTAAGAAGGTCGTTTTTATATTGACCGATGGAAAATCGAACGGACCTCGAAATCCCGTTTCTCTTGCACGACGACTCGAACGGGAGACGGAGTCGACGATATTCACGTTTGGAGTGACGCCCAGCGTAAACGGTAGCGAACtcaacgccgtcgcgacgcaGAACATCGACTACGTTCGaggcgtcgccgtcaatcGGAACGTCTTTCGATTGGAAGCGTTTAACGAGTTCTCGCGACTCGCCGAGCTTTTAGGCGCTCTGCCACGTGGACCAACATGTGCAA GTGACGAACCTTTGGATCCCTGCCGTCGATCTGACTGCGCTCATACGTGTACTCGGAACGGCGACTCCTCCTTTCTTTGTTCTTGCGAGAGAGGATTTTCTTTGGCCTCAGACAGAAGATCATGCCAAAGAA TCGACCCGTGCGATCAAGCTGGCTGTTCTCATCGCTGCATTGCAAATGGATTTATCGCCACTTGCGCGTGCAATCAAGGTTTCGCTTTACGTGCAGATAAAAAATCGTGCAGTAGAG CGAATCCATGCGATCAAGCCGGCTGTGCTCACAGATGCACTCCGAACGGAGCTACATTTACCTGTGCGTGCAATACAGGATTTAGTCTGGGTACAGATAGACGATCGTGTCGCAGAG TCTCGGCTTCGTGCACGATAGACAATCAACCGGGCCAGTGTCGCATTCGAAAAGACTTCCTCTCAATGACGTCGCAAGAACGCGTTCGATTCGTCAACGCCTTCAAACGCATTTCGACCCGATCTCCGCACAAGACGATCTACAATCGTCTCGTGCGAATTCACGAGCGAGAATTTCGCAACGGAATTCACGGCGTCGCGCAATTTCTCCCGTGGCATCGATGGTTCGTTCTCTCGATCGAAAATCTCCTTCGCTGCGTCGACCCGCGCGTGACGATTCCCTATTGGGATTATTCGTACGTATGTCGGTCGCCATGGCAACCGCTAGTCAGCTGCATCGACGACATGTGGGCGAACAACGGACGCTCGTtgggcggcgacggacgcgGCGCTTCCGACTACAACGTCACGAGCGGACCCTTCGCCTATCCGAGATGGCGACtcacgccgtcggcgaaaacgtcggCGCTGAGGCGCGCGTTTCAAAGTCGCGATTTACCGTGCAAACCGTCCATCGATCGATTCATGGGAATACGTTGTTCGGCGGGCGCTattcgagacgtcgacgccgccctCGCCGGTCCCCTGCACAGTCCCGTGCACTTGGGCGTCAATGGAACGATGAGGGGAGAGTCGTCGGCCAATGCGCCCgaattctttctccttcattCGTTCCTCGATAAATTGTGGTCCGATTGGCAGGCGAAGGGCGCCGACTGTTCGAATCAATACACGGGGGCTCGGGGAACGGTTTTGACTGGGACCGAAGGAGTGaccatcgacgacgtgcatCGGATTGCTCGTATGAGCGTCGACGGGGCCCGCGTGTGCGTGAGATATGAAAGGGCGAGTCACTGTCTCGCTCGCCAGGTGGACCAGCGCGTCGGTTCGACGCCCGCGGGGGAGATCGATGCCCTGCCCGGCACGGCGTTAAGCGAAGTGGAGGCCGCGTTTACGgggcgacgtcgcgcggaCGTCCAGCGGATGATGCGCGTGGACGAGATGCTGAGAGGCGAGGGGAGAGTTGGGAGTCGATCGCCGCTCGATCGATGGACGCACGTGGAACGAGTCGTGGGGATGAAGCTCTACTAG